Below is a genomic region from Fusarium oxysporum Fo47 chromosome VIII, complete sequence.
TCCTTGTTTCAGCTTTGGTCGGGATGGGGTAAAAGGACACGTAGACTGACATACCTTAACTCGGCGTTTTCTGCAGCTGAGACAGCCATTCTTGGACTTGAAGTGTGGCCTCCGCATCCGAGGTCTTGATGACGTCTCCATGATTGACAAGCTGATGCATGAAATGCCAAAAGGGTCTAGCTGATCGGTAAGCAACCGGAACGGTAAGCGGGGCTCCTGGGACGTTGAACGATTTACGATGTACGATGAAGAACGACAAAATGGGATGAGAATGTGATAGATGGAACGAAGAGACGACGGAAAAATTGTGTTGTTAGGCGGCCAGCTTCCAGTAGTTAGGTGGCAAATAGGGAGCTTAGCGAATCAACTAGGGGTTGGTGGGTACGGCTCGTGGAAGGATCACCACTCATGTTTATTCTCTTAGCCTGTACCTCGTTTAGCCTCGTTTAACTCCGTTTAGAATCGTTTAACTTTCCAATTGCCTATCTGCACTAATCCCTTTTTGTACCGCATGTTCTAGCTGATCCACTCACTCTGTTGGAGATGTCCGTTCTGGCGATCTACATTGATGATTGGTTGAAAGGATGATTCTCGACGTATGCGGTGTCCTCGGTGATCCGCTCGCTCGAATCTTAACTCGCGACATGCGACAAGGTCCCCGTTGCAGAGGTATGAAGTGCGCAGCTCTGCATGCAAGCAGAATCAATCTCATAATTCAAAGTGTAATGAGGAAGGTAAATAGTTTGATCTTATTGTTTTCCCATCAGAAAGGTCACAATGTATTAGGAACATATAAGCACCATGAATTGGCATGTACAAAGGTTGACTGTTCTTTAGTAACAGAAACAAAGAGGATCCGAAGTCATTGAAATAGGTACTATAATGTTTCGATTGTCCTTTCGTTGATCATGTCCTTAATCATCAATGCCGACTTCTTCGGCGTCCTTTCAAGTGTGTCGTAGTCTGTAAAGGTCACGCCGAACCTGATGCCATATCCATCGGACCATTCTAATGATTTTGTCAGTATTGGCACTCTCGCACCGCAATCGTGGGTGAGACAAACTGACCTAGGTTATCCATCAAAGACCACCCAAAGTATCCCCAGACCTTGGCACCATCATGTATGGCCACGACCAGGGCATCTAGATGGTCGCGGAAATATCGCTGGCGAAATTCGTCGTCAACAGATTCCTCCTTACTCATCTTTTCCTCACCAGGGCATGGGCAACCGTTCTCAGTGACACAAATAGGCTTCCCGTACTTCTTGTAGATCCTCACAAGGTGCTTCTGGAAGCTCTTGGGCGAGGAGCGGAGCCAGTCGCAGCCGCTCAGCTCGCCGATGGGGATACCTTCCTTATTCACTGGCAACTCATCTACATTGCCTTGGAAGTCTGTATCTGGCGGTGGGGCAGTGCGGTGGCGCGCGAACTGAGCAGTATAGTAGTTCATTCCGCAAAAGTCGATATCGGCCTCACGCAGCAGAGCAAAGTCGTCTTCTGTAAAGGCGGGGAGACGGGATCCAAGCTGCTCTCGCATGACAGGAGGGTAGTCCTGTGCAAGCCTGGATGATATCAACAGGTTAGCAGGGCTGTGATCGGGCGACAGAATTAGATATGGTTCCTTACATAGTAGGGTTGGCGAACCAGCCATACCAGAactccattctcttctcgGCAGCTTCTTGGTCCCTAGGGTCGGTAGCATCCCACGGCTCGAAATAATCTCCGCTGAGTGAGATACCAATGCGGCCAGCCTCCTTCGATTTGAACTCCTTGTTGTATAACCTTGCCGCTCTCGCATGGGCTAGGATCAGGTTATGGCCGACGATCCAAGGTTCCCTTCCAGAGTCGCCAGCATCACAGTCTGGGTTCGTACTGCTTCGTCCGGGGGCAAAGCAGCCCAAAGAGAACCCCTGATCCTGCTGTCAATACGTGCTGATGCAACGTCTTTCGGGAGTCCACCAGAAAAGCTCACCTTAATAGAAACCACCCACGGCTCATTGAACGTGATCCAGTTCCTAACTCTGTCACCAAAGCGTGAATAACATAGCTTGGCATAGTGCTCAAAGTCCAGTTGTGACTCTATGTCGAGCCAGCCTCCGTACCGGTTCTGCAATGCCAATGGGAGATCCCAGTGATAGAGAGTTATCCACGGCGTGATCCCGCGAGTAATTAACCCATCAATGATTTTGTTATAAAAGGTGATGCCTTCTTCATTCACAGGATCACATCGTCCGCCTAAAGGAATGATTCGCGACCATGACAGGGAGAACCGATAGGCTTTGGCACCGTATTTGGCAAGGAGGTCAAGGTCCTCCTCATATCGGTGATAGTGGTCACAAGCGATATCGCCGTTGTCACCGTTGGTACGCGATGGTTCGAGGTGTGTAAAGGCATCCCAGATGGAGGGGCCTCGCCCGCCGTCTCTCACGCCACCCTCAATCTGATAGGAGGCGGTGGCAAACCCCCACTCAAAGTCCGAAGGAAGTCCCTTGGGCGCTGCTGCAAAGGCATTGTGGCGTGCCATGGCTCTGGTGCTTCTCTTTCTTGGGTTACAGGCGTCTCAGGGTAGATCCGTCGGGCTGGTAAATGTCCCAAGTTCAGGCAGATTGATTCTTTATTGTTGAGAAACATTCTAGTAACTTGAAGTTATGGGAAAAAAACCATAAGCTTGAAATATTACATACTACAATCACTTTCACGACCCCTCGTATGCCCCACTAACGCAGCATGGTGGGACAAGAGCTAGCCTCGAGGGAAGCAACCAATGTCGAGCCTTTCGGGCGAT
It encodes:
- a CDS encoding putative beta-glucosidase — its product is MARHNAFAAAPKGLPSDFEWGFATASYQIEGGVRDGGRGPSIWDAFTHLEPSRTNGDNGDIACDHYHRYEEDLDLLAKYGAKAYRFSLSWSRIIPLGGRCDPVNEEGITFYNKIIDGLITRGITPWITLYHWDLPLALQNRYGGWLDIESQLDFEHYAKLCYSRFGDRVRNWITFNEPWVVSIKGFSLGCFAPGRSSTNPDCDAGDSGREPWIVGHNLILAHARAARLYNKEFKSKEAGRIGISLSGDYFEPWDATDPRDQEAAEKRMEFWYGWFANPTMLAQDYPPVMREQLGSRLPAFTEDDFALLREADIDFCGMNYYTAQFARHRTAPPPDTDFQGNVDELPVNKEGIPIGELSGCDWLRSSPKSFQKHLVRIYKKYGKPICVTENGCPCPGEEKMSKEESVDDEFRQRYFRDHLDALVVAIHDGAKVWGYFGWSLMDNLGQVPILTKSLEWSDGYGIRFGVTFTDYDTLERTPKKSALMIKDMINERTIETL